The Euphorbia lathyris chromosome 3, ddEupLath1.1, whole genome shotgun sequence genome contains a region encoding:
- the LOC136224854 gene encoding large ribosomal subunit protein eL30, translated as MVAAKKTKKTHESINSRLALVMKSGKFTLGYKTVLESLRSNKGKLIIIANNCPPLRKSEIEYYAMLAKVGVHHYNGNNVDLGTACGKYFRVCCLSIIDAGDSDIIKSIPGDH; from the exons ATGGTGGCCGCCAAGAAGACG AAGAAGACTCATGAAAGCATCAACAGCAGGTTGGCTCTGGTTATGAAGAGTGGAAAGTTCACCTTGGGTTATAAGACTGTCCTGGAATCCCTTAGAAGCAATAAAG GGAAGCTGATTATTATTGCCAATAACTGTCCTCCACTTAGGAAGTCTGAGATCGAGTACTATGCTATGTTGGCAAAAGTTGGAGTGCACCACTACAACGGCA ACAATGTAGACTTGGGCACTGCTTGTGGGAAATATTTCAGAGTGTGTTGCCTCAGCATTATTGATGCAG gTGATTCCGATATCATCAAGAGCATACCAGGTGACCATTGA